The Populus alba chromosome 4, ASM523922v2, whole genome shotgun sequence genome contains a region encoding:
- the LOC118050903 gene encoding calcium permeable stress-gated cation channel 1, whose protein sequence is MATLEDIGVSAAINLLSALIFLFLFAILRLQPFNDRVYFPKWYLKGLRNSPSRSRALVSRFVNLDCRSYIQFLNWMPQALKMPEPELIDHAGLDSAVYLRIYLMGLKIFVPITILAWVVLVPVNYTNDTLEAEKMATNVTASDIDKLSISNIPLKSQRFWAHIVMAYAFTFWTCYVLLKEYEKVASMRLQFLYSERRRPDQFTVLVRNVPPDPDESVSELVEHFFLVNHPDHYLTHQVVCNANNLASLVKKNEGLQNWLDYYRFKYSRNRSQRPQTKTGFLGLWGAKVDAIDYYISEIEKLSKEISEEREKVLNDPNCIMPAAFVSFKTRWGAAVCAQTQQSRNPTLWLTEWAPEPRDVYWPNLAIPYVSLSVRRLITGVSFFFLAFFFMIPIAFVQSLASIEGIEKSLPFLKPVIEVEFIKSVVQGFLPGIALKLFLILLPTLLMMMSKFEGLTSLSSLERRSAMRYYIFIIINVFLGSILTGAAFEQLDSFIKQSASEIPKTIGVAIPMKATFFITYIMVDGWAGIAGEVLMLKPLIIYHLKNFFLVKTEKDRKEAMDAGSLGFNTGEPRIQLYFLLGLVYAPVTPILLPFIVMFFGFAYVVYRHQIINVYNQEYESGAAFWPAVHGRVLTALVIAQLLMMGLLSTKQASTSTPFLIALPVLTLWFHVFCNGRYKSAFVKYPLQEAMMKDSLERASSPNFNFKSYLEKAYVHPVFKGDGNDDDYEQYLSENQEADAENVLVPTRRHSQRNSPAESRAASPALSEEVQGVEHRV, encoded by the exons ATGGCAACGCTCGAAGATATAGGGGTTTCAGCAGCTATAAATCTACTAAGTGCATTAATTTTCCTATTTCTATTTGCAATTTTGAGGCTGCAACCTTTCAATGATAGGGTTTACTTTCCGAAATGGTATCTCAAGGGCTTAAGAAACAGTCCCTCGCGGTCAAGGGCATTGGTCAGTAGGTTTGTGAATTTAGACTGCAGATCATACATTCAGTTCTTAAATTGGATGCCTCAAGCACTGAAAATGCCAGAGCCTGAGCTTATTGATCACGCAGGATTGGATTCTGCGGTTTACTTGCGCATTTACTTGATGGG ACTTAAGATTTTTGTCCCTATAACTATCCTTGCTTGGGTTGTCCTGGTACCAGTTAATTACACTAATGATACTTTAGAGGCAGAGAAGATGGCGACCAATGTGACTGCTAGTGACATCGACAAGCTTTCGATTTCAAATATTCCACTTAAATCACAAAG ATTCTGGGCTCATATAGTGATGGCTTATGCATTTACTTTTTGGACTTGCTATGTACTACTGAAGGAGTACGAGAAAGTTGCATCAATGAGGTTGCAATTTCTTTACTCAGAAAGACGTCGTCCAGATCAATTCACA GTCCTAGTTAGGAATGTACCTCCAGATCCAGATGAATCTGTTAGTGAGCTTGTGGAGCACTTTTTTCTGGTGAATCATCCAGATCATTATCTCACTCACCAg GTGGTGTGCAATGCTAATAATCTAGCCAGCTTGGTGAAGAAGAATGAAGGTCTGCAGAACTGGCTTGACTACTACCGCTTCAAGTATTCTAGAAATCGATCACAGAGGCCTCAGACGAAG ACTGGCTTTCTTGGTCTCTGGGGGGCAAAAGTAGATGCAATTGATTATTACATATCGGAGATTGAGAAACTGTCGAAAGAA ATATCAGAAGAAAGGGAAAAGGTTTTAAATGATCCGAATTGTATCATGCCTGCCGCATTCGTTTCGTTCAAGACTCGATGGGGGGCAGCAGTTTGTGCACAAACTCAACAATCAAGAAATCCAACTTTGTGGTTAACAGAGTGGGCTCCCGAGCCACGCGATGTATATTGGCCAAACCTAGCCATTCCATATGTGTCGCTCTCAGTTAGAAGGCTGATAACTGGagtttcattcttttttcttgcctTCTTTTTCATGATCCCTATTGCATTTGTTCAATCTCTAGCAAGTATTGAGGGAATTGAGAAAAGCCTTCCCTTTTTGAAGCCTGTTATTGAAGT AGAATTTATCAAATCAGTTGTCCAGGGATTTCTACCTGGGATTGCGCTAAAGCTCTTTCTTATCTTACTTCCGACGCTATTGATGATGATGTCTAAGTTTGAAGGCCTGACATCTCTATCATCTTTGGAAAGGAGATCAGCAATGAGATACTACATTTTCATCATTATCAATGTGTTCCTCGGAAGCATACTCACCGGGGCTGCGTTCGAACAGCTAGATTCTTTTATCAAGCAGTCTGCCAGCGA AATTCCTAAAACAATTGGCGTAGCTATTCCAATGAAGGCAACTTTCTTCATAACCTATATAATGGTTGATGGATGGGCTGGAATAGCTGGAGAAGTTCTAATGTTGAAACCATTGATAATTTACCACTTGAAGAATTTCTTTTTGGTGAAGACTGAAAAGGATAGGAAAGAAGCGATGGATGCAGGCAGTCTTGGCTTCAACACCGGCGAACCCCGTATACAGCTATACTTTCTGCTGGGGCTTGTATACGCACCGGTCACACCTATTCTCCTTCCATTCATAGTTATGTTCTTCGGCTTCGCTTATGTGGTGTACCGTCATCAG ATCATAAATGTTTACAACCAAGAGTATGAAAGCGGCGCCGCATTCTGGCCTGCTGTCCATGGGCGTGTTCTTACTGCATTAGTAATCGCACAGCTGCTTATGATGGGACTGTTGAGCACAAAGCAAGCTTCCACCTCAACACCATTTCTCATTGCTCTTCCTGTCCTCACTCTATGGTTCCATGTCTTCTGCAACGGCCGCTATAAATCTGCGTTTGTCAAATATCCATTACAG GAAGCAATGATGAAAGATAGCCTGGAACGAGCAAGTTCtccaaacttcaatttcaaatcCTACCTCGAGAAAGCATATGTGCATCCAGTTTTCAAAGGAGATGGCAACGATGATGATTATGAACAGTATCTGAGTGAAAACCAGGAAGCTGATGCTGAGAATGTGTTAGTGCCTACAAGACGCCACTCTCAAAGAAATTCACCAGCAGAAAGCCGAGCAGCTTCACCTGCTTTATCCGAGGAAGTTCAGGGCGTAGAGCATCGAGTGTGA
- the LOC118050902 gene encoding calcium permeable stress-gated cation channel 1-like isoform X2, which translates to MATLADITVSGAINVLSAIIFLLAFAILRLQPLNDRVYFPKWYLKGVRGSPSRSGALVRRVVNLDFRSYIRFLNWMPEALKMPEPELIDHAGLDYAVYLRIYLMGLKIFVPITFLALAILVPVNYTNNALEAVKMVADVTASDIDKLSISNIPLKSRREYEKVASMRLQFLSLERRRLDQFTVLVRNVPPDPDETVSELLEHFFLVNHPDHYLTHQVVCNANKLASLVKKKKKKQNWLDYYQLKYSRNQSQRPQMKTGFLGHFGGKVDAIDHHISEIEELSKEIEEERTRVLKDPKSIMPAAFVSFKTRWGAAVCAQTQQSRNPTLWLTEWAPEPRDVYWQNLAIPYMSLKVRRLIIGVAFLLLTFFFIIPIASVQALASIEGIEKRAPFLKSVIEIKFIKSVIQGFLPGIVLKLFLIFLPTILMIMSKFEGFISLSSLERRSATRNYIFLVINVFLGSILTGAAFEQLNSFIKQSANEIPKTIGVAVPMKATFFITYIMVDGWAGIAGEVLMLKPLIFYHLKNFLLVKTEKDREEAMNPGGLGFHTGEPRIQLYFLLGLVYATVTPVLLPFIIIFFAFAYLVFRHQIINVYNHEYESGAAFWPDVHGRIITGLVISQLALMGLLSTKEAAQSTPFLIALPVLTIWFHRFCNGRHKSAFVKYPLQEAMMKDTLERARDPNFNLKAYLHSAYVHPIFKGDDDDDDDEDDLSVEMETESVLVPTKRQSQRNTPVPSKISGGYSPSLPEAIKNGEL; encoded by the exons ATGGCAACGCTCGCAGATATAACAGTTTCCGGAGCTATAAATGTACTGAGTGCAATCATTTTCTTACTGGCGTTTGCAATTTTGAGGCTACAACCTCTCAATGATAGAGTTTACTTTCCAAAATGGTATCTGAAGGGCGTAAGAGGCAGCCCTTCGCGCTCTGGGGCGCTTGTTCGCAGGGTTGTGAATTTAGACTTTAGGTCATATATCCGGTTTTTAAATTGGATGCCGGAAGCGCTTAAAATGCCGGAGCCTGAGCTTATTGATCATGCAGGATTGGATTATGCTGTTTACTTGCGCATTTACTTGATGGG ACTTAAGATTTTTGTACCTATAACATTCCTTGCTTTGGCTATCCTGGTGCCAGTCAACTACACCAATAATGCTCTAGAGGCAGTCAAGATGGTGGCCGACGTGACTGCTAGTGACATTGACAagctttcaatttcaaatatacCACTTAAATCACGAAG GGAGTATGAGAAAGTTGCTTCGATGAGGTTGCAATTTCTTTCCTTGGAAAGACGTCGTCTAGATCAATTCACA GTCCTTGTTAGGAATGTACCTCCTGATCCAGATGAAACTGTCAGTGAGCTCTTGGAGCACTTTTTTCTAGTGAATCACCCAGATCATTACCTCACTCATCAG GTGGTGTGCAATGCCAACAAACTAGCCAGCTTggtcaagaagaagaaaaaaaagcagaacTGGCTTGACTACTACCAACTCAAGTACTCCAGGAATCAATCGCAGAGGCCTCAGATGAAG ACTGGTTTCCTTGGGCATTTTGGGGGAAAAGTGGATGCAATCGATCATCACATATCAGAGATTGAGGAACTGTCAAAAGAA ATAGAGGAAGAGAGGACAAGGGTTTTAAAGGATCCAAAGTCTATCATGCCAGCAGCATTTGTTTCATTCAAGACTCGATGGGGTGCAGCTGTGTGTGCACAAACTCAACAATCAAGAAATCCAACTTTGTGGTTAACAGAGTGGGCTCCGGAGCCACGCGATGTATATTGGCAAAACTTAGCCATTCCGTACATGTCACTCAAAGTTAGGAGGCTGATAATTGGAGTTGCATTCCTTTTACTTACCTTCTTTTTCATAATACCTATTGCATCTGTACAAGCTCTAGCAAGTATCGAGGGAATAGAGAAAAGAGCCCCTTTTCTGAAGTCTGTTATTGAAAT aaaatttatcaaatctgTTATCCAAGGTTTTCTTCCTGGCATTGTGTTGAAGCTCTTCCTTATCTTCCTACCAACAATATTGATGATCATGTCTAAGTTTGAAGGCTTCATATCTCTATCATCTTTGGAAAGAAGATCAGCAACGAGAAATTATATTTTCCTCGTTATCAATGTATTCCTTGGGAGCATACTCACTGGAGCCGCATTTGAACAGCTAAATTCTTTTATTAAGCAGTCTGCTAACGA AATTCCTAAAACAATTGGTGTAGCTGTTCCAATGAAAGCAACTTTCTTCATAACCTATATAATGGTTGATGGATGGGCTGGGATTGCTGGGGAAGTTTTAATGTTGAAACCACTGATATTCTACCACTTGAAAAATTTCCTTTTGGTGAAGACTGAAAAAGACAGGGAAGAGGCAATGAATCCTGGAGGTCTTGGTTTTCACACCGGTGAACCCCGTatacaattatattttctaCTAGGGCTTGTATATGCAACAGTGACGCCAGTTCTCCTTCcattcataattattttcttcGCCTTCGCCTATTTAGTGTTCCGTCATCAG ATCATAAATGTTTACAACCACGAGTACGAAAGTGGTGCAGCATTCTGGCCTGATGTCCATGGGCGTATTATTACTGGGCTAGTAATCTCACAGCTGGCTCTGATGGGATTACTGAGTACAAAAGAAGCTGCACAGTCAACACCATTTCTCATTGCTCTCCCTGTCCTCACTATATGGTTTCATAGGTTCTGCAATGGACGCCACAAATCTGCATTTGTCAAATATCCATTACAG GAAGCAATGATGAAAGATACCCTGGAACGAGCAAGGGATCCAAACTTTAATCTGAAAGCTTACCTTCATAGTGCATATGTTCATCCAATTTTCAAAGgtgacgatgatgatgatgacgatgaagACGACCTGAGCGTAGAGATGGAAACTGAGAGTGTCTTAGTGCCTACAAAACGCCAATCGCAAAGAAATACACCGGTACCAAGCAAAATCAGCGGGGGATACTCACCATCTTTGCCGGAGGCAATTAAAAATGGAGAGCTTTGA
- the LOC118050902 gene encoding calcium permeable stress-gated cation channel 1-like isoform X1 translates to MATLADITVSGAINVLSAIIFLLAFAILRLQPLNDRVYFPKWYLKGVRGSPSRSGALVRRVVNLDFRSYIRFLNWMPEALKMPEPELIDHAGLDYAVYLRIYLMGLKIFVPITFLALAILVPVNYTNNALEAVKMVADVTASDIDKLSISNIPLKSRRFWTHIVMAYAFTFWTCYVLLREYEKVASMRLQFLSLERRRLDQFTVLVRNVPPDPDETVSELLEHFFLVNHPDHYLTHQVVCNANKLASLVKKKKKKQNWLDYYQLKYSRNQSQRPQMKTGFLGHFGGKVDAIDHHISEIEELSKEIEEERTRVLKDPKSIMPAAFVSFKTRWGAAVCAQTQQSRNPTLWLTEWAPEPRDVYWQNLAIPYMSLKVRRLIIGVAFLLLTFFFIIPIASVQALASIEGIEKRAPFLKSVIEIKFIKSVIQGFLPGIVLKLFLIFLPTILMIMSKFEGFISLSSLERRSATRNYIFLVINVFLGSILTGAAFEQLNSFIKQSANEIPKTIGVAVPMKATFFITYIMVDGWAGIAGEVLMLKPLIFYHLKNFLLVKTEKDREEAMNPGGLGFHTGEPRIQLYFLLGLVYATVTPVLLPFIIIFFAFAYLVFRHQIINVYNHEYESGAAFWPDVHGRIITGLVISQLALMGLLSTKEAAQSTPFLIALPVLTIWFHRFCNGRHKSAFVKYPLQEAMMKDTLERARDPNFNLKAYLHSAYVHPIFKGDDDDDDDEDDLSVEMETESVLVPTKRQSQRNTPVPSKISGGYSPSLPEAIKNGEL, encoded by the exons ATGGCAACGCTCGCAGATATAACAGTTTCCGGAGCTATAAATGTACTGAGTGCAATCATTTTCTTACTGGCGTTTGCAATTTTGAGGCTACAACCTCTCAATGATAGAGTTTACTTTCCAAAATGGTATCTGAAGGGCGTAAGAGGCAGCCCTTCGCGCTCTGGGGCGCTTGTTCGCAGGGTTGTGAATTTAGACTTTAGGTCATATATCCGGTTTTTAAATTGGATGCCGGAAGCGCTTAAAATGCCGGAGCCTGAGCTTATTGATCATGCAGGATTGGATTATGCTGTTTACTTGCGCATTTACTTGATGGG ACTTAAGATTTTTGTACCTATAACATTCCTTGCTTTGGCTATCCTGGTGCCAGTCAACTACACCAATAATGCTCTAGAGGCAGTCAAGATGGTGGCCGACGTGACTGCTAGTGACATTGACAagctttcaatttcaaatatacCACTTAAATCACGAAG ATTTTGGACACATATAGTGATGGCTTATGCCTTTACTTTCTGGACATGCTATGTGTTGCTTAGGGAGTATGAGAAAGTTGCTTCGATGAGGTTGCAATTTCTTTCCTTGGAAAGACGTCGTCTAGATCAATTCACA GTCCTTGTTAGGAATGTACCTCCTGATCCAGATGAAACTGTCAGTGAGCTCTTGGAGCACTTTTTTCTAGTGAATCACCCAGATCATTACCTCACTCATCAG GTGGTGTGCAATGCCAACAAACTAGCCAGCTTggtcaagaagaagaaaaaaaagcagaacTGGCTTGACTACTACCAACTCAAGTACTCCAGGAATCAATCGCAGAGGCCTCAGATGAAG ACTGGTTTCCTTGGGCATTTTGGGGGAAAAGTGGATGCAATCGATCATCACATATCAGAGATTGAGGAACTGTCAAAAGAA ATAGAGGAAGAGAGGACAAGGGTTTTAAAGGATCCAAAGTCTATCATGCCAGCAGCATTTGTTTCATTCAAGACTCGATGGGGTGCAGCTGTGTGTGCACAAACTCAACAATCAAGAAATCCAACTTTGTGGTTAACAGAGTGGGCTCCGGAGCCACGCGATGTATATTGGCAAAACTTAGCCATTCCGTACATGTCACTCAAAGTTAGGAGGCTGATAATTGGAGTTGCATTCCTTTTACTTACCTTCTTTTTCATAATACCTATTGCATCTGTACAAGCTCTAGCAAGTATCGAGGGAATAGAGAAAAGAGCCCCTTTTCTGAAGTCTGTTATTGAAAT aaaatttatcaaatctgTTATCCAAGGTTTTCTTCCTGGCATTGTGTTGAAGCTCTTCCTTATCTTCCTACCAACAATATTGATGATCATGTCTAAGTTTGAAGGCTTCATATCTCTATCATCTTTGGAAAGAAGATCAGCAACGAGAAATTATATTTTCCTCGTTATCAATGTATTCCTTGGGAGCATACTCACTGGAGCCGCATTTGAACAGCTAAATTCTTTTATTAAGCAGTCTGCTAACGA AATTCCTAAAACAATTGGTGTAGCTGTTCCAATGAAAGCAACTTTCTTCATAACCTATATAATGGTTGATGGATGGGCTGGGATTGCTGGGGAAGTTTTAATGTTGAAACCACTGATATTCTACCACTTGAAAAATTTCCTTTTGGTGAAGACTGAAAAAGACAGGGAAGAGGCAATGAATCCTGGAGGTCTTGGTTTTCACACCGGTGAACCCCGTatacaattatattttctaCTAGGGCTTGTATATGCAACAGTGACGCCAGTTCTCCTTCcattcataattattttcttcGCCTTCGCCTATTTAGTGTTCCGTCATCAG ATCATAAATGTTTACAACCACGAGTACGAAAGTGGTGCAGCATTCTGGCCTGATGTCCATGGGCGTATTATTACTGGGCTAGTAATCTCACAGCTGGCTCTGATGGGATTACTGAGTACAAAAGAAGCTGCACAGTCAACACCATTTCTCATTGCTCTCCCTGTCCTCACTATATGGTTTCATAGGTTCTGCAATGGACGCCACAAATCTGCATTTGTCAAATATCCATTACAG GAAGCAATGATGAAAGATACCCTGGAACGAGCAAGGGATCCAAACTTTAATCTGAAAGCTTACCTTCATAGTGCATATGTTCATCCAATTTTCAAAGgtgacgatgatgatgatgacgatgaagACGACCTGAGCGTAGAGATGGAAACTGAGAGTGTCTTAGTGCCTACAAAACGCCAATCGCAAAGAAATACACCGGTACCAAGCAAAATCAGCGGGGGATACTCACCATCTTTGCCGGAGGCAATTAAAAATGGAGAGCTTTGA